Sequence from the Ereboglobus luteus genome:
GCTCGCATCTCATAACCGTTGACCAACTGGAGGCCATTCTGACCACCAGCTTCCTGCGGATGTTTCCGGACACAACGATCCACCTTGTGCCCGAAATTTTCGACCATGTGCAGGCAATGTTTGAAGGCCGGCATCCCGATTACCAAGCCAGCGACACCCCCTACCACAATTTGCAACACACCATGCAAGTCCTTCTATGCTACAACGGCATCATGGAGGGCTGGCACATGTCCGGCACCGAACCGCGCCTCACTCCGCGCCAATATGAACTCGGCGCTTGCGCCGTGCTCTTTCACGACACCGGCTACCTGAAACTGCGCGCCGACACGCAGGGCACGGGCGCCAAATACACATTCACGCATGTCCTTCGCAGTTGCTCGTTTGCGTCGTCATACCTCCCGCGGCACGGCATCACGCTCACCGAGCTCGACAGCATCCTCGCGATGATCCGCTGCACGGCGTTCACGCAAGGCTCCCACCATTTTCGTTTTCAGGAACCCATCGACGGCATCGTGGGGTGCGCGGTCGCCACCGCCGATTACCTCGGGCAAATAGCCGCGCCCGATTACCCCGAATCGCTCCCCCTGCTCTTTGCCGAGCTCAAGGAGTCCGACGACTACGCCAACATCCCCGCCGCCCAGCGTCGCTTCAAAACACTGGAGGAGCTTGTAACCGACACCCCCGTTTTCTGGCGCAAATATGTCCAGCCGCGCCTCGAAAAAGAACTTCTAGGCGTTTATCGCTTCCTCGCCCACCCCTACCCCGACGGCCCCAACCCCTACGTCGACGCCGTCAACGCCAATATCGGGCGGATCGAGAAAAACCTGAAAGCCTGAAGACCTGAAGGCTGAAATCGAAAAGGCGGGAAACCGGAGAGGCTGAAACAACCTTGCGTCACCGGCGCGTTCAGTCATTCAGTTTTCAGCCTTCAGGCTTTCAGGTTTTTAGGCTTTTAGAACTTCCTCCCCCATGCTCGCTACCCTCAACTCCGCCACCCTCCAGGGCATCGACGCCGAGCTCGTCCACGTTGAGGTCAACACCGGCGAGGCCGGCGAACTCAAACTCATCGTCGTCGGCCTGCCCGACACCGCCGTGAAGGAATCCACCGACCGCGTCTTCTCCGCGCTCGGCAACAGCGGTTTCAAAAAACCCTTCTCGCGCACGACGATCAACCTCGCCCCCGGCGATCTCCGCAAGGAAGGCCCTCTCTACGACCTGCCCATCGCCCTCGGCGTCCTCGCCGCAACGCGCGCCGACGGCAGCGCCAAAACCCTCCGGCCCGACGCGCCTCTCGACGATTACCTCATCGCGGGCGAACTCTCGCTCTCCGGCGCCACGCGCCCCATCCGAGGCGCGCTCGCCATCGCCCGCCTCGCCAAGCGCCTCGGCAAACGCGGAGTTCTGCTCCCTCTCCAAAACGCCCCCGAGGCCGCGCTTGTTGAAGGCATCAACGTCCACGCCGTCGATTCGCTCGACCGCGCATTCCGCTTCCTCAACGGCGAGATTTCCCTGCCGCCGACACCCCCGCCCGACAGAAGCCCGCAACACGACGACGCCATCGGCGACTTCTCCGAGATCAAGGGCCAGCACGCCCTGCGCCGCGCCGTCGAGGTAGCCATCGCCGGCGGCCACAATCTCTTGATGATCGGCCCTCCCGGCTCCGGCAAATCCATGATCGCAAAACGAATCCCCACGATCATGCCCGCGCCCACGCTCGATGAATCGCTCGAAATCCTCGGCATCCACTCCGCCGCCGGGCAAACGATCTCTGGCCCCGTGCAACTCGGGCGCCGCCCCGTGCGCTCCCCGCATCACACCATCTCCGACGTCGGCCTGCTCGGCGGCGGCGCAATTCCCGGCCCCGGCGAAATCTCGCTCGCTCACCACGGCATCCTCTTCCTCGACGAACTGCCCGAGTTCAAGCGCTCCGCGCTCGAAGTCATGCGCCAGCCGCTTGAGGACGGCTCGGTCACCATCTCGCGCAGCGCCGGCAAAGTCACGCTCCCGTGCGCCTTTGTTCTCGTCGCCGCAATGAACCCCTGCCCCTGCGGCTACCTCGGCGATCCGAAGCACGAATGCCGTTGCGCGCCCGCGCAAATCCAGCGCTACCGCTCGCGCATCAGCGGCCCGCTCCTCGACCGCATCGACATCCACATCGAGGCTCCCGCGCTCTCCATTTCAGAGCTTCGCAACGAAGCTCCCGGCGAACCCTCCTCCGCCATCCGCGACCGCGTGCAAACCGCGCGCGACCTCCAGCTCGCCCGATTCCAAGGCACCGCCGCCACCGCGAACGCGCGCATGACTCACGCGCAAATCCGCAAGCACTGCGCCATCGACAGCACGCTCGGCGACCTCCTCCAGCACGCCATGGAGCAACTCTCCCTCTCCGCGCGCGCCTACGACCGCATCTCAAAAGTCTCGCGCACCATCGCCGACCTCGCAGGCTCCGAAAAAATCGAGTCGCCACACCTGCTCGAAGCCATCCAATACCGCAGCCTCGACCGGAATGTGTTTTATTGAAACAACCTCCAAATCATGACCGAACCCGCCAACACCACCTATCACGAAACCGTTTATTTTGCCGGCCACGTGCAAGGCGTGGGTTTTCGCTACACCACGATGCAAGTCGCCCGCGAATATGAAGTCGCCGGTTACGTGACCAACATTCTCGACGGACGAGTGCATATCGAGGCCGAGGGCCGCGAGTCCGAAGTCAAGGGCTTCATCACCGCGCTCGAGGATCGCATGCACGGTTACATCCGCAAAACCGAGCGCATCCCGTCCCGGCGCCCGCCGGAGTTCAGCGGATTCGCAATTCGCTGACTATCACAGGACGCGACAACATCGCGCCCAGCTGAAACAATCCCGGTGCGGCTCCAGAAATAACCGCTTTGGGCAGGGCGGTTTCGCCGTTCCAAGCACCAGCGACATTCCGCCAACCGCCCCGCTTGGCTATTTCTTAGTTTTTCCGGGTTTCCCCTTGGCGGATTTGTTTGCGCCCTTCTGTTGTTTGTTTCCCGGGCCGGATTTTTTCGGGGCGGGGACGGGTTTGCTTGAAATTTTTCCGGTGGCGTTGGAGGTCAGGACATTGCCCCTGGAAAGGCTTTCCAGCCAGGTCATGTTTTTGTCGAGATAGGCGTTGCCGATTTCATCGCCGAGGTTGTTGCGCACGTCGGCGCGCATCTGGCTGGCCAGGGTTCTGAGCGCCTGTTGTTTTTCCCTCTGCGAAAGCGATTTGTCGGCGGCGATTTGTTGCGAGAGGGAAACAGCCTGGTCGCGCAGGCCGTAAACCTTGTCAACGGTGGCCGCGGGGAGGTCGAAGCGGGCGGCGGCGCCTTGGAGCGCGGCGTAGTCGCTGTCGTTGGCGCGAAGGAATTCAGTGTAGCGCTCCGGGCCGAACAGATCGCGAAGCTGCTGCGCGGCGAGTTTTTGGGCGGCGGGGTCGTTCTTGGATTCGTTGAGGCTTTGCGTAATGGCGTAGGCGGTTTTATATTCGGCCTCGGTGGAATCGGGAAGCGCGGCGAAACGTTTGCGCAATTCGGCGGCGGCGGGCGAATGGCGCAAGTCGTATTCGGCGAGCTCGGCGGGGGAGAGGATCGCCTCGAGGTCGCGGCGCTGCTCCTCGCGAAGGAGTTTACGGCTGGCGTTGTCGGAAGGGATGCGAAAGAGCGAGGTTTCCTCGGTGACGCCGTCGCTCATGTTGGCGTAATCGCGCTGGAGTTGGTAAATCGCGGCGGCCTTGTCGGCGGGCAGAAAACCGTAACGCGTCGTGGCGCGGCTGTTGTATTCGCCCGGGAAAAGGCTGGCCGCGCGGGCTTCGATTTGCTCGGAAATCGCGCGGAGCTCGGCGCGCTCCGAGGCGGTGAGCTGTTGCTTGCCGGCGCGCGTTTGCTGCCAGTAGGGCTTGCCCGCGTTTTTGGCCTCTATCATGGCGCGCTGGCGGTCTTGCAAGGGTTTCCAGAGCAAGGCCCGCGTGACATCGCGCGCGACTTCGGGAGGAATGCCGGAAGCGACGAGCTTGTCGTGGAGCGTGGCGAGTTCCGCATCCTCGGGCAGGGCAACCGACGCGGCGGCGTCCGCGGCACGGGCATTGTGCCCGGTCTTTTTGGCGGGAGTGATGCGAATGGAGGAGGCTTGGGCGGACGCGCCGCGGAAGTGCGTGATGACGAGGGCGGCGTTGGCAACAAGCGAAAGCGCAAGCAGGAGGGGAAGGAGTTTTTTCATTTTTGCGAAATTGGATTGGCGCAAGCCTTTCGAGACGGCGGCGCGCAAAGCGCGGTTACGCAAACACACAATCCTTGCATCGCGA
This genomic interval carries:
- a CDS encoding YifB family Mg chelatase-like AAA ATPase gives rise to the protein MLATLNSATLQGIDAELVHVEVNTGEAGELKLIVVGLPDTAVKESTDRVFSALGNSGFKKPFSRTTINLAPGDLRKEGPLYDLPIALGVLAATRADGSAKTLRPDAPLDDYLIAGELSLSGATRPIRGALAIARLAKRLGKRGVLLPLQNAPEAALVEGINVHAVDSLDRAFRFLNGEISLPPTPPPDRSPQHDDAIGDFSEIKGQHALRRAVEVAIAGGHNLLMIGPPGSGKSMIAKRIPTIMPAPTLDESLEILGIHSAAGQTISGPVQLGRRPVRSPHHTISDVGLLGGGAIPGPGEISLAHHGILFLDELPEFKRSALEVMRQPLEDGSVTISRSAGKVTLPCAFVLVAAMNPCPCGYLGDPKHECRCAPAQIQRYRSRISGPLLDRIDIHIEAPALSISELRNEAPGEPSSAIRDRVQTARDLQLARFQGTAATANARMTHAQIRKHCAIDSTLGDLLQHAMEQLSLSARAYDRISKVSRTIADLAGSEKIESPHLLEAIQYRSLDRNVFY
- a CDS encoding acylphosphatase, translating into MTEPANTTYHETVYFAGHVQGVGFRYTTMQVAREYEVAGYVTNILDGRVHIEAEGRESEVKGFITALEDRMHGYIRKTERIPSRRPPEFSGFAIR